In Archocentrus centrarchus isolate MPI-CPG fArcCen1 unplaced genomic scaffold, fArcCen1 scaffold_36_ctg1, whole genome shotgun sequence, a genomic segment contains:
- the LOC115776652 gene encoding trace amine-associated receptor 13c-like — MEETELCFPKLLNSSCVRPKRPQIEAVFIYILLSFVSLLTVVLNLLVIISIAHFKQLHTPANLLLLSLAVSDFFVGLIMSCQINLLDGCWFLGDHMCALYCTLDYIGISTSIGTMVLISADRYVAICDPLRYPTKITLKRVSVCICVCWGCAILYNSLIMKDNFKQPGRYNSCYGECVVVIVYFVGIVDCILTFVGPVTVIIVLYLRVFVVAVSQARAMRSRITAVRIQGSETVHAKKSEIKAAKTLGVLVIAFLICFFPFFCSSMVGQNSFFNVTSVPLEFLLLNFNSCVNPLIYTFCYPWFRKSVKLIVTFKIFRHGSSEASIL, encoded by the exons atggaagaaactgaactCTGCTTTCCAAAACTCCTCAACTCCTCCTGTGTTAGGCCAAAACGCCCACAAATTGAggctgtgtttatttacattctCTTGTCTTTCGTTTCTCTACTTACTGTAGTTCTGAACCTACTTGTCATCATCTCCATCGCCCACTTCAA GCAGCTGCACACTCCAgccaacctcctcctcctctctctcgccGTCTCAGATTTCTTCGTGGGCCTCATCATGTCTTGTCAGATTAACCTCTTAGATGGCTGCTGGTTTCTTGGTGACCACATGTGTGCTCTGTATTGCACTTTAGATTACATTGGCATTTCTACCTCAATAGGAACCATGGTGCTCATATCGGCTGACCGCTATGTAGCCATTTGTGACCCTCTGCGTTATCCCACCAAAATTACACTAAAAAGAGTTtcagtttgtatttgtgtttgttgggGCTGCGCCATTTTATATAACAGTCTTATAATGAAGGATAATTTCAAGCAGCCGGGCAGGTATAATTCCTGTTATGGTGAATGTGTAGTTGTTATTGTCTACTTTGTTGGAATTGTTGACTGTATTTTGACCTTTGTTGGCCCCGTGACTGTCATCATAGTTCTGTATCTAAGAGTATTTGTGGTGGCTGTATCTCAGGCACGTGCAATGCGCTCTCGTATTACTGCTGTCAGAATCCAGGGGTCAGAGACGGTGCATGCTAAGAAATCTGAGATAAAAGCAGCCAAGACTCTCGGTGTACTTGTCATTGCTTTTCTTATatgttttttcccatttttctgcTCCTCAATGGTAGGCCAGAATAGCTTCTTTAATGTTACATCTGTACCTTTAGAGTTCTTGCTTTTAAATTTTAACTCTTGTGTGAACCCATTAATTTACACTTTTTGCTACCCCTGGTTTCGGAAATCTGTTAAGCTCATTGTTACATTTAAGATATTTAGGCATGGCTCCAGTGAGGCCAGTATACTGTAG